The following proteins are encoded in a genomic region of Coriobacteriia bacterium:
- a CDS encoding winged helix-turn-helix transcriptional regulator, whose protein sequence is MVSNRTKPEPIDLQVCTVFHGAIELIGRRWTGAIVSVMLKGATRFCEIREAIPGISDRLLTERLKELEDNEIIAREVTSERPLQVTYHLTEKGRALGPVLDSVTDWAGAWSGGHGAE, encoded by the coding sequence ATGGTAAGTAATCGCACCAAACCAGAGCCAATTGATCTGCAGGTCTGCACCGTGTTTCACGGGGCGATCGAACTCATCGGCCGGCGTTGGACCGGCGCGATCGTCTCGGTGATGCTCAAGGGCGCCACGCGCTTCTGCGAAATCCGCGAGGCGATACCGGGCATCAGTGACCGGCTTCTGACCGAGCGGCTCAAGGAGCTCGAGGACAACGAGATCATCGCGCGCGAAGTCACCAGCGAGCGTCCGCTTCAGGTCACCTACCACCTCACCGAGAAGGGTCGCGCACTTGGACCCGTCCTCGACTCGGTCACCGACTGGGCGGGTGCGTGGTCTGGCGGACACGGCGCGGAGTAG